The Prunus persica cultivar Lovell chromosome G8, Prunus_persica_NCBIv2, whole genome shotgun sequence genome includes a region encoding these proteins:
- the LOC18767945 gene encoding protein MAK16 homolog isoform X1 — protein sequence MQNDEVIWQVIRHKHCSFMSKIETGIFCRNPYNVTGICNRSSCPLANSRYATIRDHDGVFYLYMKTIERAHMPNKLWERVKLPRNYEKALEIIDKHLMYWPKFLAHKTKQRLTKMTQMRIRMRKLALKTREKIMTTPRKEKKREARREEKAEKAAVLDKSIERELLERLKKGVYGDAYKDIYNYPFDKYQKVLEGEEMQLDTEREEEEEQEPEIEYVEGYDELEEEDDIEDFAGFSIDNSHADDDNVMGKSLCACAYQMDSMKDLNDAVGSEEEAEAVTRKRERKESAFASRRFEKDEPAAKLKKKPRVLVEVEHEDSGVRQKAVH from the exons ATGCAGAACGACGAGGTCATATGGCAGGTTATCAGGCACAAACACTGCAGCTTCATGTCCAA AATTGAAACTGGGATATTCTGTAGAAACCCATATAACGTCACTGGGATTTGTAACCGAAGCTCGTGCCCTCTGGCTAATAGTCGCTATGCCACCATTCGCGACCATGATG GAGTCTTCTATCTTTATATGAAAACTATAGAAAGAGCTCATATGCCAAACAAATTGTGGGAAAGAGTTAAGTTACCCAGGAATTATGAGAAAGCACTTGAAATTATTGACAAACATCTG ATGTACTGGCCTAAGTTTCTCGCGCACAAAACAAAGCAACGGCTTACTAAAATGACCCAGATGAGGATACGCATGAGGAAGCTTGCTTTGAAAACAAG GGAGAAAATAATGACGACAccaaggaaagagaaaaagagagaggctAGAAGAGAGGAAAAGGCTGAAAAAGCCGCTGTGTTGGATAAG AGCATTGAGAGAGAACTATTAGAACGCCTCAAGAAAGGAGTTTATGGTGATGCATataaagatatatataattacCCCTTTGATAAATACCAAAAAGTTCTTGAAGGGGAAGAAATGCAGTTGGATactgagagagaagaagaggaggag CAGGAACCTGAGATAGAATATGTTGAAGGTTATGATGAActtgaagaggaagatgatatTGAAGATTTTGCTGGTTTTTCAATTGACAATTCTCATGCAGATGATGATAATG TTATGGGGAAGAGTTTGTGTGCTTGTGCGTATCAAATGGACTCAATGAAGGATCTTAATGATGCAGTTGGAAGTGAGGAAGAGGCAGAAGCAGTTACtcgcaagagagagagaaaggaatcTGCTTTTGCTTCTAGAAGATTTGAGAAAGATGAACCTGCTgccaaattgaagaagaagccgAGGGTACTTGTTGAG GTTGAGCATGAAGATTCTGGTGTTAGGCAAAAGGCAGTCCACTGA
- the LOC18767945 gene encoding protein MAK16 homolog isoform X3 has product MQNDEVIWQVIRHKHCSFMSKIETGIFCRNPYNVTGICNRSSCPLANSRYATIRDHDGVFYLYMKTIERAHMPNKLWERVKLPRNYEKALEIIDKHLMYWPKFLAHKTKQRLTKMTQMRIRMRKLALKTREKIMTTPRKEKKREARREEKAEKAAVLDKSIERELLERLKKGVYGDAYKDIYNYPFDKYQKVLEGEEMQLDTEREEEEEQEPEIEYVEGYDELEEEDDIEDFAGFSIDNSHADDDNVGSEEEAEAVTRKRERKESAFASRRFEKDEPAAKLKKKPRVLVEVEHEDSGVRQKAVH; this is encoded by the exons ATGCAGAACGACGAGGTCATATGGCAGGTTATCAGGCACAAACACTGCAGCTTCATGTCCAA AATTGAAACTGGGATATTCTGTAGAAACCCATATAACGTCACTGGGATTTGTAACCGAAGCTCGTGCCCTCTGGCTAATAGTCGCTATGCCACCATTCGCGACCATGATG GAGTCTTCTATCTTTATATGAAAACTATAGAAAGAGCTCATATGCCAAACAAATTGTGGGAAAGAGTTAAGTTACCCAGGAATTATGAGAAAGCACTTGAAATTATTGACAAACATCTG ATGTACTGGCCTAAGTTTCTCGCGCACAAAACAAAGCAACGGCTTACTAAAATGACCCAGATGAGGATACGCATGAGGAAGCTTGCTTTGAAAACAAG GGAGAAAATAATGACGACAccaaggaaagagaaaaagagagaggctAGAAGAGAGGAAAAGGCTGAAAAAGCCGCTGTGTTGGATAAG AGCATTGAGAGAGAACTATTAGAACGCCTCAAGAAAGGAGTTTATGGTGATGCATataaagatatatataattacCCCTTTGATAAATACCAAAAAGTTCTTGAAGGGGAAGAAATGCAGTTGGATactgagagagaagaagaggaggag CAGGAACCTGAGATAGAATATGTTGAAGGTTATGATGAActtgaagaggaagatgatatTGAAGATTTTGCTGGTTTTTCAATTGACAATTCTCATGCAGATGATGATAATG TTGGAAGTGAGGAAGAGGCAGAAGCAGTTACtcgcaagagagagagaaaggaatcTGCTTTTGCTTCTAGAAGATTTGAGAAAGATGAACCTGCTgccaaattgaagaagaagccgAGGGTACTTGTTGAG GTTGAGCATGAAGATTCTGGTGTTAGGCAAAAGGCAGTCCACTGA
- the LOC18766212 gene encoding probable disease resistance protein At5g47250, which yields MAFEVTAGAQAVGQTVEPAAKCGVWMFTYLKHKYDYVRNLGKNFKKLENEEMRLQNRKADVQNVLAANLGRMHITNECRNWFQQVDEKKDKIQHLKTKYRRINKYLCGLCPFPSLLRLGRDVVKETKELVSLRDQIKLENPVMTECAPTPPDRFRNRHAQKIDDLPSLNRHVEIVQDLLKQDEFKRVCIWGPPGVGKTTVMENLHDKVGQTSQFEVIFWVTMDNTECVEKIQRVLEDQLGLPVDEKSSTGKRAAKISEELENKSYLLFLDQVSSKINLREVGIHDDHNCGKVVFACTSRDNGNFCGPTDEDIKIEKLSKEDAQKLFNRKVSADVMKKQEIIRLAPLIVKECGGMPHMINLIAQKLAKVNDSARWRDTLLELQAPSKQQSRELEEVYQFFKLPYNDLDESKQLCLLYWALFPVGYEVHRDYITECWRAEQLISFARLGETRDRGHTVLDEFVNAGLLDRGIKARHYKMFEHFQRVALRIAKCNAGSHSILVKEGANITEEQWTCAERVSLIQHQLSSLPEQPQCSGILTLLLQKNKSLMQIPVSFFACMQKLRVLDLHDTRIMSLPSSISSLIKLRGLYLNDCGELENIPADIGKLRSLEIFDIRRTKIRNLPKEIQELTNLKCLRVSFEQNVSSHNHFQGNPVVVIHPDTVSKLISLEELSIGIDHHNTEWNNIVGAIVEELVGLEELTTLCFYFPGEDCLRPFICQSVSWNRENMQGNNFRSFNIIVGHHQTNNPSEFDISECSTEKHLRFSGGGSVPDTVLQILQHAYSFELIGHQNVTNLSLFGADRLGGLEICKVEECNEMESIIDGDMIGGVAFQFLKQLHIINIPKLVHIWKGLVSPESLSRLTKLILKDCPSLENLFSKAHGIVQQLVQLQHLEVEHCLEMKEIIETGSDVSAALPKLKTIELRNLPKLCTIWSEVSWEWPSLETIEIRECVMLKDLPSTMANAIKLRWIRCTSDWKNELNWPSDPAIKDHFQRMFVSVYHQ from the coding sequence ATGGCTTTTGAGGTGACAGCAGGTGCACAAGCTGTGGGGCAAACAGTTGAGCCAGCTGCTAAATGTGGCGTGTGGATGTTCACCTATTTGAAACACAAATATGATTATGTgagaaacttggggaagaatTTCAAGAAGCTTGAGAATGAAGAAATGCGTCTGCAGAATAGAAAGGCAGATGTGCAAAATGTGCTGGCTGCAAATCTTGGTCGAATGCATATCACAAATGAATGCAGAAATTGGTTTCAACAGGTCGatgaaaagaaagacaaaatCCAACATCTGAAGACAAAGTACAGACGCATCAACAAATATCTGTGTGGACTCTGTCCTTTTCCTTCTCTGCTAAGGCTTGGAAGAGATGTAGTGAAGGAGACAAAAGAGTTAGTTTCCCTGAGAGATCAAATAAAGCTTGAGAACCCAGTAATGACTGAGTGCGCACCGACACCACCTGATAGATTTAGAAATAGGCATGCCCAGAAAATAGATGATCTTCCATCACTTAATAGGCATGTCGAAATTGTTCAAGACTTGCTGAAACAAGATGAGTTTAAGAGAGTTTGCATATGGGGACCGCCTGGAGTTGGAAAAACAACAGTGATGGAAAATTTGCATGATAAAGTTGGTCAAACAAGTCAATTTGAAGTTATCTTTTGGGTTACTATGGACAACACGGAATGCGTGGAAAAGATACAAAGGGTGCTCGAGGATCAGTTAGGCCTACCGGTTGACGAAAAGTCCAGCACAGGCAAAAGAGCAGCAAAGATATCTGAAGAGCTGGAGAACAAGAGCTATCTATTGTTTCTTGACCAAGTTTCTTCAAAGATTAATCTGAGGGAGGTTGGAATTCATGATGACCATAATTGCGGAAAGGTTGTGTTCGCATGTACTTCAAGAGACAACGGAAACTTCTGTGGACCGACGGATGAGGATATCAAAATAGAGAAGTTGTCAAAGGAGGATGCCCAAAAGTTATTTAACAGGAAAGTGAGTGCTGATGTTATGAAAAAGCAAGAAATCATTCGATTAGCACCTTTAATAGTCAAGGAGTGTGGTGGAATGCCACACATGATCAACTTGATAGCTCAAAAGTTAGCAAAAGTGAATGATTCAGCAAGGTGGCGAGATACACTGTTAGAGTTGCAAGCCCCCAGTAAGCAACAAAGTCGAGAATTGGAAGAAGTCTACCAGTTTTTTAAACTTCCATACAATGATCTAGATGAGAGTAAGCAGCTGTGCTTGTTGTACTGGGCACTTTTCCCTGTTGGTTATGAAGTTCATCGAGACTACATAACTGAGTGTTGGAGGGCAGAACAGTTAATTAGTTTTGCAAGGCTAGGGGAAACACGCGACAGAGGTCACACTGTCCTAGATGAATTTGTAAACGCTGGTCTTTTGGATAGAGGAATAAAGGCACGTCATTACAAGATGTTTGAGCATTTTCAGCGTGTTGCACTACGTATTGCGAAGTGTAATGCAGGGAGTCACAGCATATTAGTGAAGGAAGGTGCAAATATTACAGAGGAACAATGGACATGTGCAGAAAGGGTCTCATTGATTCAACATCAACTTTCTTCCCTACCTGAGCAACCTCAATGTTCTGGAATTCTGACATTGTTACTCCAAAAAAACAAGAGCTTGATGCAAATTCCTGTGTCATTCTTTGCATGCATGCAAAAATTACGAGTTCTAGATTTGCATGATACAAGAATCATGTCACTGCCATCATCTATATCTAGCTTGATAAAACTTAGAGGGCTCTATCTAAATGATTGTGGTGAGTTAGAAAATATTCCAGCTGATATAGGAAAACTCCGAAGTCTTGAAATATTTGATATAAGGCGCACCAAGATTCGAAATCTCCCTAAAGAGATTCAGGAGCTCACTAATCTCAAGTGCTTGAGAGTTTCATTTGAACAGAATGTTAGCAGTCACAACCACTTTCAAGGGAATCCAGTGGTGGTCATTCATCCTGACACTGTTTCAAAGCTCATTTCGTTAGAAGAACTAAGCATTGGCATTGACCACCATAACACAGAATGGAATAATATTGTAGGTGCAATTGTGGAGGAATTAGTTGGGTTGGAAGAATTAACGACTCTTTGTTTCTACTTTCCTGGTGAGGATTGCTTAAGACCGTTCATATGCCAGAGTGTATCATGGAATCGGGAGAACATGCAGGGCAACAATTTCAGATCATTCAACATCATCGTGGGTCATCACCAAACTAACAATCCTTCTGAATTTGATATCTCAGAATGCTCAACTGAAAAACATTTGAGATTCTCTGGAGGTGGAAGTGTTCCTGATACCGTTTTGCAGATACTACAACATGCTTACAGTTTTGAGCTGATTGGTCATCAAAATGTGACAAACTTATCACTCTTTGGAGCCGATAGGTTGGGAGGACTGGAAATTTGCAAGGTTGAAGAATGCAATGAAATGGAAAGCATCATTGATGGTGACATGATAGGAGGTGTGGCGTTTCAATTCCTAAAACAGCTACACATAATAAATATTCCaaagttggtgcatatatgGAAGGGCTTGGTGAGCCCTGAAAGCCTATCCAGGCTAACGAAACTGATACTAAAAGATTGTCCAAGTCTAGAAAATCTATTCTCAAAGGCACATGGGATTGTCCAACAACTCGTTCAGCTACAACATTTGGAAGTTGAGCACTGTCTTGAGATGAAAGAGATAATTGAAACTGGAAGTGATGTATCAGCGGCACTCCCTAAATTGAAGACTATAGAACTCCGGAACTTACCGAAACTCTGTACTATTTGGAGCGAAGTCTCATGGGAGTGGCCCTCTTTGGAGACAATAGAGATCAGGGAGTGTGTGATGCTAAAGGATTTACCATCCACCATGGCAAACGCAATTAAATTGAGATGGATCAGATGCACCAGTGACTGGAAGAATGAGTTGAACTGGCCAAGTGACCCTGCAATTAAAGATCATTTTCAACGTATGTTTGTTTCTGTTTATCACCAATGA
- the LOC18767945 gene encoding protein MAK16 homolog isoform X2: protein MQNDEVIWQVIRHKHCSFMSKIETGIFCRNPYNVTGICNRSSCPLANSRYATIRDHDGVFYLYMKTIERAHMPNKLWERVKLPRNYEKALEIIDKHLMYWPKFLAHKTKQRLTKMTQMRIRMRKLALKTREKIMTTPRKEKKREARREEKAEKAAVLDKSIERELLERLKKGVYGDAYKDIYNYPFDKYQKVLEGEEMQLDTEREEEEEEPEIEYVEGYDELEEEDDIEDFAGFSIDNSHADDDNVMGKSLCACAYQMDSMKDLNDAVGSEEEAEAVTRKRERKESAFASRRFEKDEPAAKLKKKPRVLVEVEHEDSGVRQKAVH from the exons ATGCAGAACGACGAGGTCATATGGCAGGTTATCAGGCACAAACACTGCAGCTTCATGTCCAA AATTGAAACTGGGATATTCTGTAGAAACCCATATAACGTCACTGGGATTTGTAACCGAAGCTCGTGCCCTCTGGCTAATAGTCGCTATGCCACCATTCGCGACCATGATG GAGTCTTCTATCTTTATATGAAAACTATAGAAAGAGCTCATATGCCAAACAAATTGTGGGAAAGAGTTAAGTTACCCAGGAATTATGAGAAAGCACTTGAAATTATTGACAAACATCTG ATGTACTGGCCTAAGTTTCTCGCGCACAAAACAAAGCAACGGCTTACTAAAATGACCCAGATGAGGATACGCATGAGGAAGCTTGCTTTGAAAACAAG GGAGAAAATAATGACGACAccaaggaaagagaaaaagagagaggctAGAAGAGAGGAAAAGGCTGAAAAAGCCGCTGTGTTGGATAAG AGCATTGAGAGAGAACTATTAGAACGCCTCAAGAAAGGAGTTTATGGTGATGCATataaagatatatataattacCCCTTTGATAAATACCAAAAAGTTCTTGAAGGGGAAGAAATGCAGTTGGATactgagagagaagaagaggaggag GAACCTGAGATAGAATATGTTGAAGGTTATGATGAActtgaagaggaagatgatatTGAAGATTTTGCTGGTTTTTCAATTGACAATTCTCATGCAGATGATGATAATG TTATGGGGAAGAGTTTGTGTGCTTGTGCGTATCAAATGGACTCAATGAAGGATCTTAATGATGCAGTTGGAAGTGAGGAAGAGGCAGAAGCAGTTACtcgcaagagagagagaaaggaatcTGCTTTTGCTTCTAGAAGATTTGAGAAAGATGAACCTGCTgccaaattgaagaagaagccgAGGGTACTTGTTGAG GTTGAGCATGAAGATTCTGGTGTTAGGCAAAAGGCAGTCCACTGA
- the LOC18766760 gene encoding uncharacterized protein LOC18766760 yields MFDLNANPHEHPFLFNSGTEKITSDTSHDTWQAVNYASRAQKTAQNYANYRSWNSMGARINEGASTDDDEYDSRVCSPPLWETASRVNNYRSLSPASRTQAIARGQREMMEMVKNMPESCYELSLKDLVEHKKPMVDEEDDRDQNEEEDDKSTQVLVRRGNLNDEGNYKKKKSEKKKLVMRSGSIDSGGFLLKMVFPISLGLNKKNMNKINSSNNNNNNKMKKSDSVVVGANSNNSTSAKVSPKPQGQGHGQGVDGSVKGGVESEWWKMKRLSVSERSESGVSSINSGSMKSSGSSSISSSSTRSISSSSRRKKGGCWSFIMLKKNKRRD; encoded by the exons ATGTTTGATCTCAACGCAAATCCACATGAACACCCTTTCCTGTTCAACAGTGGTACAGAGAAAATCACAAGTGACACAAGCCATGATACTTGGCAGGCCGTGAACTATGCCTCCCGGGCTCAGAAAACAGCTCAGAATTATGCAAACTACAGGAGCTGGAACAGCATGGGAGCTCGGATAAACGAGGGAGCTTCTACTGATGATGACGAATACGACTCCCGTGTTTGCTCGCCGCCGTTGTGGGAAACGGCAAGTCGTGTGAACAACTACCGGAGCTTGTCCCCTGCTTCTAGAACGCAAGCGATTGCCAGAGGGCAGAGGGAGATGATGGAGATGGTGAAGAACATGCCCGAGTCGTGTTATGAGCTTTCGTTGAAAGATCTGGTGGAGCATAAGAAGCCAATGgtggatgaagaagatgatcgagatcaaaatgaagaagaagatgataaaAGTACTCAAGTTTTGGTTAGGAGGGGAAATCTAAATGACGAAGGGaattataagaagaaaaagagtgagaagaagaaattggttATGAGAAGTGGGAGTATAGATAGTGGGGGGTTTCTTTTGAAGATGGTTTTCCCAATTTCTTTGGGGCTcaataagaaaaacatgaacaagatcaacagcagcaacaacaacaacaacaacaagatgaagaagagTGACAGTGTGGTGGTGGGTGCAAATAGCAATAATTCAACAAGTGCAAAGGTGTCTCCAAAGCCTCAGGGGCAGGGGCATGGGCAGGGGGTGGATGGATCTGTGAAGGGGGGTGTGGAGAGTGAGTGGTGGAAGATGAAGAGGCTTTCTGTTTCTGAAAGGAGTGAAAGTGGTGTTTCTAGTATTAACAGTGGAAGCATGAAAAGCAGTGGCAGCAGCAGCATTAGCAGTTCTAGCACCAGAagcatcagcagcagcagcag GCGCAAGAAGGGTGGCTGCTGGTCATTTATCATGCTCAAGAAGAATAAAAGGCGGGATTGA
- the LOC109950615 gene encoding protein DMR6-LIKE OXYGENASE 2-like, with product MCLPTNIETTRFELSQACEEYGFFQIINHGVPEELCYIMMAAMTQFFKLPAKERAQYFTTDHSKPIKLFNYYLKLEGDQHQKVTMWSETFSHLWQPLNSLPEILPNTVCAHFYVWVFGFSEVFAECEKEIGALVKRLLGLISQGLGPEEDCLQKKLGENPTQKAQGNYYPPCPDPELTLGLSVHTDLNALTILRQTEGVTGLQVLIKDEKWVAVDPLPSASVINLAIQGEVIISVNFFHEVTSTCTSRRGVLSNGRYKSVHHRAVTNKVEPRLSIAMFYGPSKDTVIGPTEDLIDEEHPPLYRSYKYAEFF from the exons ATGTGTTTGCCAACAAATATTG AAACAACCAGATTCGAGCTCTCACAAGCTTGTGAAGAGTATGGATTTTTCCAGATCATCAACCATGGAGTGCCTGAGGAGTTATGTTATATAATGATGGCTGCCATGACCCAGTTCTTCAAATTGCCTGCCAAAGAAAGAGCACAATACTTTACCACAGATCACTCCAAGCCAATAAAGCTTTTCAACTACTACCTCAAGCTTGAAGGTGATCAACATCAAAAGGTCACTATGTGGAGTGAAACCTTCTCTCATCTCTGGCAACCTCTCAATTCTTTGCCTGAAATCCTCCCCAATACCG TTTGTGCCCATTTTTATGtttgggtttttggttttagtgAGGTTTTTGCTGAATGTGAAAAGGAGATTGGTGCATTGGTGAAAAGGCTTTTGGGATTGATATCCCAAGGGCTTGGCCCAGAGGAGGACTGCTTACAGAAGAAATTGGGTGAGAATCCTACTCAAAAAGCACAAGGAAACTACTATCCACCATGTCCTGACCCTGAGCTCACACTTGGACTATCTGTCCATACTGATCTCAATGCCCTCACAATACTTAGGCAAACAGAGGGAGTGACTGGCCTTCAAGTACTGATCAAAGATGAGAAATGGGTTGCTGTTGATCCTCTCCCAAGTGCCTCTGTCATCAATCTAG caattcaaggaGAAGTCATAATTTCCGTCAATTTCTTTCACGAAGTCACCTCCACGTGCACCTCACGTAGAGGA GTTTTGAGTAATGGAAGGTATAAGAGCGTGCACCACAGGGCAGTGACCAACAAAGTTGAGCCAAGGTTGTCAATAGCAATGTTCTACGGACCTAGCAAGGACACGGTGATTGGTCCAACTGAGGATTTGATTGACGAGGAACACCCTCCATTGTACCGGAGTTATAAGTATGCAGAGTTTTTTTGA